A part of Vallitalea okinawensis genomic DNA contains:
- a CDS encoding response regulator transcription factor has product MNHLLFFYHLIAFVFGVSTITLLCIAYYKYKNSILITLISILIAISIIVFEQSLTTYQVVNKIEMGVFYYIIKIISWLSTIILIYTIPKLSYQLFQKHLWKQRKLIFLIIAAASFVFMIVYYGSFKKMFINLAGLLLFGSISFSFSILIRNRANINDPIVKRIFNSYIIMSVIFIPVMFLDTKVGHFIALTFQYGLLTLPTFYLVFNLMTLYWVIKILISVPHLIQNVMNEKDPIEVLCKKYLITKREREVVLLLINGYSYNDIADGLTISISTVKTHVRNIYRKLSINNKIELINLINIQN; this is encoded by the coding sequence ATGAATCATCTATTGTTTTTCTATCATTTAATAGCATTTGTATTTGGTGTATCGACCATTACTTTATTATGCATTGCTTATTATAAATATAAAAATTCGATACTTATTACATTGATCAGTATACTTATTGCCATTTCTATAATCGTCTTTGAGCAAAGCTTGACCACTTATCAAGTCGTCAACAAAATTGAAATGGGTGTATTTTATTACATAATTAAAATAATATCATGGTTAAGTACAATAATTTTAATATATACCATTCCAAAGTTATCATATCAATTATTCCAAAAACATTTATGGAAGCAAAGAAAACTTATCTTTTTGATAATAGCAGCTGCTTCATTTGTTTTTATGATTGTATATTATGGGAGCTTTAAAAAAATGTTTATCAATTTAGCTGGTTTGTTATTATTTGGAAGTATTTCTTTTAGCTTTAGTATATTAATTAGAAATAGAGCAAATATAAATGACCCAATAGTTAAGAGAATATTCAATTCCTACATTATTATGAGTGTAATATTTATACCTGTCATGTTTTTAGATACGAAAGTGGGACATTTTATTGCACTAACTTTTCAGTATGGATTATTAACCTTACCAACCTTCTATTTAGTCTTTAACTTAATGACGTTATATTGGGTTATTAAAATATTAATATCAGTCCCTCATCTGATTCAAAATGTGATGAATGAGAAGGACCCAATTGAAGTTCTATGCAAAAAGTATTTGATTACAAAGCGAGAGAGAGAAGTAGTATTACTATTAATAAATGGCTACAGTTATAATGATATAGCAGATGGATTAACAATTTCTATATCAACTGTCAAAACACATGTAAGAAATATATATAGAAAGTTGTCTATTAATAACAAGATTGAATTAATTAATCTCATCAATATTCAAAACTAA
- a CDS encoding serine hydrolase domain-containing protein: protein MQREKYYIQLRLFLFIIGVLLITTQINCLAKISDDVDMNEQNLASFFDEIVTKQMKENELAGVTISVVKDDEILFNKAYGYQNTEVDKVYDVDTITRIGSITKVFVWQSILMLYKDGKLDLNDPIDKYIPDLSYMNPYDEPITIRHLMTHTAGFEDELSSIFKYNSDPNQALLDDFRRVIYEPGDIVAYSNYGASIGGLIVERVSGIELDDYISQTIFEPLNMDRSTLREQARSHFDNVSYGHFKYRNELHKIEDPPACYPASGAMSTTSKNMANYMIMHLNGGRFNGQQIIKREVINLMHETAYASHDELAGLTLGMMEWKRNDLEILWHSGGNATFKSMILLIPQEKVGLFISYNTAHAEKSRDELRGVFLDTFFPYDLKIPTPIDNYHTRAKGFEGYYKEARVSYSNSDKLLYLASRSKKVTANKDGTLSFRGAIYIEVQPNIFREVGGQGKLIFEEDNKGKPYRAYQDDEPHEAYIKMSIFETPPVVGGTLILLLVLNMVFITRVIYRKRKNKVCIYGNKVANKLIISSGILLFVFICLIICSLAISVLCNPEILVQAKIPLTFKLTLMIPVIALSLLFIGMVKYISNILKGNIMKVNLFYGISHCLVISGIIIWLIYMKLFGVYII, encoded by the coding sequence ATGCAAAGAGAAAAATACTATATTCAACTAAGATTATTTCTATTTATAATCGGAGTACTATTAATTACTACTCAAATAAATTGCTTAGCCAAAATAAGTGATGATGTAGATATGAATGAGCAAAATCTAGCAAGTTTTTTTGATGAAATAGTAACTAAGCAAATGAAAGAAAATGAACTTGCTGGAGTAACGATATCTGTGGTTAAAGATGATGAAATTCTGTTTAACAAAGCTTATGGTTATCAGAATACTGAAGTAGATAAGGTGTACGATGTAGATACAATTACACGTATTGGGTCAATTACAAAAGTGTTTGTTTGGCAATCTATTCTGATGCTCTATAAGGATGGAAAACTTGATTTAAATGATCCCATTGATAAATATATACCAGATCTCAGTTATATGAATCCATATGATGAACCTATAACCATTAGGCATCTTATGACACATACAGCAGGTTTTGAAGACGAGCTGTCATCAATATTTAAGTACAATAGTGATCCAAATCAAGCATTATTAGATGACTTTAGGCGTGTTATCTATGAGCCAGGTGATATAGTAGCGTACTCAAATTATGGTGCTAGTATTGGAGGCTTAATTGTTGAGAGAGTTAGTGGAATAGAGTTAGATGACTATATAAGTCAAACTATTTTTGAGCCCCTTAATATGGATAGATCGACGCTAAGAGAGCAAGCTAGATCTCATTTTGATAATGTATCATATGGTCATTTTAAATATAGAAATGAGCTTCATAAAATTGAGGACCCACCTGCTTGTTATCCAGCATCAGGAGCTATGAGCACTACTTCAAAGAATATGGCCAATTATATGATTATGCATCTAAATGGAGGACGTTTTAATGGGCAGCAAATCATTAAACGAGAAGTAATAAACTTGATGCATGAAACGGCTTATGCAAGTCATGATGAATTAGCAGGTTTGACCCTAGGTATGATGGAATGGAAGAGGAATGATTTAGAGATACTGTGGCACTCAGGTGGGAATGCTACTTTTAAGTCAATGATTTTATTAATACCTCAAGAAAAAGTAGGTTTATTTATTTCGTACAATACAGCACATGCAGAGAAAAGTAGGGATGAGTTAAGAGGAGTATTTTTAGATACATTTTTTCCATATGATTTAAAGATACCCACACCTATTGATAATTATCATACTAGAGCTAAAGGATTTGAAGGGTATTATAAAGAAGCAAGGGTCAGCTACAGTAATTCTGATAAACTATTATATCTTGCTTCTAGGAGTAAAAAGGTAACAGCTAACAAAGATGGAACACTTAGTTTTAGAGGGGCTATTTATATTGAAGTCCAACCTAATATTTTTAGAGAAGTAGGTGGCCAAGGTAAGTTAATTTTTGAAGAAGATAATAAAGGAAAGCCATATAGAGCTTATCAAGATGATGAACCTCATGAAGCATATATTAAAATGTCTATTTTTGAAACACCACCTGTAGTTGGAGGTACATTAATTCTACTTTTAGTCTTAAATATGGTTTTTATTACTCGAGTGATCTATCGAAAAAGGAAAAATAAGGTATGCATCTATGGCAACAAAGTGGCAAATAAACTTATTATATCTTCGGGGATACTTCTATTCGTTTTTATTTGTCTAATTATATGTTCTCTAGCAATAAGTGTCTTATGTAATCCAGAAATACTTGTACAAGCCAAAATTCCGTTGACATTCAAATTGACTTTAATGATTCCTGTCATTGCTTTATCCCTGTTATTTATAGGTATGGTAAAGTATATATCAAACATCCTAAAAGGAAATATAATGAAGGTCAACTTATTTTATGGAATAAGTCATTGTCTAGTTATTAGTGGGATAATCATTTGGTTGATATACATGAAATTATTTGGTGTATATATCATATAA
- a CDS encoding AraC family transcriptional regulator, with amino-acid sequence MNLYISIIHDTIEYIEENIHERLSLEDISRRFCVSEFHFNRMFKTVVGKTLKQYILGRKLTLAFHRLNGSSESVINIAYDFGFEYPEVFSRAFKKQFGFPPSKSSDSGMNINLVKKANVVERDIINYKGVLTLKGTCEYLKSFNLEGIYLEVDVNSANFEELSKSKCTAFLKESKEACWLEHKTFYTLVSCHGDEEGKYTIFYGKKLLIRSNESLFKPHLIPEGWYAKFVYHGDMFSIREAFTDDLYRWIMLKEIELNPNGIGMLNIYGADYVDNGDVLILVPIKNPN; translated from the coding sequence ATGAATCTCTATATTAGTATAATTCATGATACCATTGAATACATAGAAGAAAATATTCACGAAAGATTATCACTTGAAGACATTTCTCGTAGATTCTGTGTTTCAGAGTTCCATTTTAATCGTATGTTCAAAACTGTTGTTGGAAAGACACTGAAGCAATATATTTTAGGAAGAAAGCTAACTTTGGCATTTCATCGTCTAAATGGGAGCAGTGAATCAGTTATTAATATCGCTTATGATTTTGGCTTTGAATACCCTGAGGTTTTTAGTAGAGCTTTTAAAAAGCAATTTGGATTTCCACCTTCAAAAAGTTCTGATTCTGGAATGAATATCAATCTAGTTAAGAAAGCCAATGTGGTGGAAAGAGATATAATCAACTACAAAGGCGTTCTCACATTGAAAGGTACTTGTGAATATTTGAAGAGCTTTAACCTAGAAGGTATCTATTTGGAAGTAGATGTGAACAGTGCTAACTTTGAAGAACTATCTAAATCGAAGTGTACTGCTTTTTTAAAAGAGTCAAAGGAGGCTTGCTGGTTAGAACATAAAACCTTTTATACCCTAGTGAGCTGTCATGGTGACGAGGAAGGTAAGTATACAATTTTTTATGGTAAGAAGTTGCTTATTAGAAGTAATGAGTCATTATTCAAACCTCATTTAATTCCAGAAGGGTGGTATGCTAAGTTTGTATATCATGGTGATATGTTTAGTATTAGAGAAGCATTTACTGATGATCTCTATAGATGGATTATGTTAAAAGAAATAGAGCTTAACCCTAATGGTATTGGTATGCTGAATATATATGGAGCGGATTATGTAGATAATGGTGATGTTCTAATTTTAGTACCTATAAAGAACCCTAACTAG
- a CDS encoding SDR family NAD(P)-dependent oxidoreductase gives MVNLKGKVAIVTGASRGVGKGIVLGLAEAGAIVYVTGRTEKAVMLPEFLKETSIHHTVKEVNRLGGIGIAHKCDHSNDQEVEELFKQVMDEQGKLDILVNNAWGGGIHAMEDYFFSHSFWKQPISLWDDNYTVGVRSNYVASKYAAEIMVKQRSGLIVNVSFYGGRRYMNNVAYGVCKAAIDRLSADTAHELKKYNVPVFSLYPGQVSTEGMKEFARYDQSIDIDSMETPQFVGRCIAAVANDDEAIKDTGNILITAEVAQKYGFTDIDGKQPQSMRSELWF, from the coding sequence ATGGTAAATTTGAAAGGTAAAGTTGCTATTGTTACAGGAGCTAGTCGAGGTGTTGGAAAAGGAATAGTACTAGGGCTTGCGGAAGCTGGAGCAATAGTATATGTTACAGGTCGAACTGAAAAGGCAGTAATGTTGCCAGAGTTTTTAAAAGAAACAAGTATTCATCACACGGTAAAAGAAGTGAATCGATTAGGTGGAATAGGTATAGCTCATAAATGTGATCATTCTAATGATCAAGAAGTAGAAGAACTGTTTAAGCAGGTTATGGATGAACAAGGAAAGCTGGATATACTGGTAAACAATGCGTGGGGTGGGGGCATTCATGCAATGGAGGACTATTTTTTTAGCCATTCTTTTTGGAAACAACCCATTTCACTATGGGATGACAATTATACTGTAGGAGTGAGATCAAATTATGTGGCTAGTAAATATGCAGCTGAAATTATGGTGAAACAAAGAAGTGGACTGATCGTAAATGTATCTTTTTATGGTGGCAGGCGATACATGAATAATGTAGCTTATGGGGTATGTAAGGCGGCAATCGATCGGTTATCAGCCGATACAGCTCATGAATTAAAGAAATATAATGTCCCTGTATTTTCTTTGTATCCAGGACAGGTAAGTACTGAAGGCATGAAAGAGTTTGCTAGATATGATCAATCCATAGATATTGACAGCATGGAAACACCTCAGTTTGTTGGTAGATGTATCGCAGCCGTAGCTAATGATGATGAAGCTATTAAAGATACGGGCAACATATTGATAACAGCAGAGGTGGCACAAAAATATGGATTTACAGATATTGATGGCAAACAGCCTCAATCAATGCGAAGTGAGTTATGGTTCTAG
- a CDS encoding EFR1 family ferrodoxin (N-terminal region resembles flavodoxins. C-terminal ferrodoxin region binds two 4Fe-4S clusters.) produces MKSVVVYYFSGTGNTEIVANMLKKAFEESEVTLTLIRIEDIIKNNLDVELKHFDSVGIGCPIIGYGAPNIVYKFINMLPKERKKVFIFRTAGGVGPINYNASKRIMSKLHRKGYEVFYERVFSISSNWVIRFDNQVIKQLYEATDKKVRIMCNELIHEKNRILKTGISLRILMELVMHICPWIIRLVGKDFVVNNSCSHCGLCINNCPSKNIYKSRDRIRFKLSCNSCMRCVYSCPQSAINFRFLTFFPVAGGYNIENILQQSNDGDQGKNGQIPPFFYDYIDNDDL; encoded by the coding sequence ATGAAGTCAGTTGTTGTCTATTACTTTTCAGGTACTGGTAACACTGAAATCGTTGCGAATATGCTTAAGAAAGCATTTGAAGAAAGCGAAGTAACTCTTACATTAATACGGATTGAAGATATAATAAAAAACAACCTTGATGTTGAACTAAAACATTTTGATTCGGTTGGCATTGGCTGTCCAATTATTGGATATGGAGCTCCTAATATTGTTTATAAATTCATTAACATGCTACCAAAAGAACGTAAAAAAGTATTCATATTTCGTACAGCTGGAGGTGTTGGACCCATTAATTATAATGCTTCCAAACGCATAATGAGTAAATTACATAGAAAAGGTTATGAAGTGTTTTACGAAAGAGTGTTTTCGATAAGTAGTAATTGGGTTATTCGATTTGATAACCAGGTTATTAAACAACTTTACGAAGCTACTGACAAAAAAGTAAGAATCATGTGTAATGAATTAATCCATGAAAAAAATAGAATTCTAAAAACAGGTATAAGTCTACGAATACTCATGGAACTTGTTATGCACATCTGTCCATGGATTATACGTCTCGTAGGAAAAGACTTTGTTGTTAATAATTCTTGCTCACATTGTGGACTGTGTATTAATAACTGTCCATCCAAAAATATATACAAATCAAGAGATAGAATTAGATTTAAGCTCTCGTGTAATAGTTGTATGAGGTGCGTCTATTCCTGCCCTCAATCTGCAATCAATTTTAGATTTTTAACTTTTTTCCCTGTAGCCGGCGGCTACAATATAGAAAATATCCTTCAACAATCAAATGATGGTGATCAAGGAAAAAATGGGCAAATTCCACCTTTTTTTTATGACTATATTGATAATGATGACCTATAA
- a CDS encoding TetR/AcrR family transcriptional regulator, which produces MKELTKRQREQLERQDTIIEKAEYLFCKHGFENVSMDDLAREVELTKRTIYRYFASKEDLYFAIALRGYHRLYDMIIDNSLKGNTGFEKIRLTYYTYYEFFCKFPGLNQLINMGGVIKSDTKDKNLPYRKQFLEFDKQLFDELIEMFMEGKVDGSIRSDVDITHLALSSIFVTSGFFQMLSLSGETYTEHFNLNQNDFVDMTIEILLDSLKNKKKAI; this is translated from the coding sequence TTGAAGGAATTAACAAAACGTCAACGTGAACAGTTAGAACGACAAGATACCATAATTGAAAAAGCTGAGTATTTATTCTGCAAACATGGATTTGAGAATGTATCAATGGATGATCTAGCAAGAGAAGTGGAACTAACCAAGAGAACCATTTATAGATATTTTGCTTCTAAAGAAGATTTATATTTTGCTATTGCATTAAGAGGATATCATAGACTCTATGATATGATAATAGATAATAGTTTAAAGGGGAATACAGGATTTGAGAAAATACGCTTAACTTACTATACCTACTATGAGTTCTTCTGTAAATTTCCTGGATTAAATCAATTAATTAATATGGGTGGAGTGATTAAATCAGATACTAAAGATAAAAACTTGCCATACCGTAAGCAATTTTTAGAATTTGATAAGCAATTATTTGATGAACTTATTGAGATGTTTATGGAGGGAAAGGTGGATGGCAGTATACGTTCCGATGTTGACATAACTCATCTTGCTCTTTCTTCTATTTTTGTTACTTCAGGTTTCTTTCAAATGTTATCTTTGTCAGGTGAGACCTATACCGAACATTTCAATTTAAATCAAAATGATTTTGTTGATATGACTATCGAAATTTTATTAGATTCCTTAAAAAATAAGAAAAAGGCTATATAA